Proteins encoded together in one Campylobacter concisus window:
- a CDS encoding HP0268 family nuclease, whose product MELKLARAELDAKPKTISLEKIEAAVEKEGQKIFYFDKENTHKQLIALVEHFEEKGLSVYHRTVKYGLDDSDYMYEVHIL is encoded by the coding sequence ATGGAGCTAAAACTTGCAAGAGCCGAATTAGACGCAAAACCAAAAACGATTTCACTAGAAAAGATAGAGGCAGCTGTCGAAAAAGAGGGTCAGAAAATTTTCTATTTTGATAAAGAAAACACGCACAAACAACTAATCGCCTTAGTCGAGCACTTTGAAGAAAAAGGGCTAAGCGTTTATCACAGAACCGTGAAATACGGGCTTGATGATAGCGATTATATGTATGAAGTGCATATACTTTAA
- the miaB gene encoding tRNA (N6-isopentenyl adenosine(37)-C2)-methylthiotransferase MiaB, with protein MSKKLFIQTLGCAMNVRDSEHIIAELSQKEDYSLTQNIEEADLILINTCSVREKPVHKLFSEVGAFEKAKKRGAKIGVCGCTASHLGSEIFKRAPYVDFVLGARNVSKITKAVNTPKFISTDINHDESEYAFGEFRGSPYKSHINISIGCDKKCTYCIVPHTRGDEISIPSSLILKEVEKAAKSGAKEIFLLGQNVNNYGKRFSGVQENIDFSDLLVKISEIDGVERIRFTSPHPLHMDDKFLEIFTNNPKICKSMHMPLQSGNTKVLREMKRGYTKEWFLDRALRLRKMCPDVSISTDIIVAFPGESDSEFEDTMDVLEQVRFEQIFSFKYSPRPLTKAATFTNQIDDKTASERLTRLQNRHSEILDEIVVAQKGKIFDVYFEELRANGGVAGRSFNNFLVQVDGSEELLGTTQKVKITNPKRMVLYGELQI; from the coding sequence ATGAGTAAAAAACTCTTTATCCAAACTCTAGGTTGTGCTATGAATGTTCGTGACAGCGAGCATATCATAGCCGAGCTCTCACAAAAAGAAGACTACTCCTTAACACAAAACATCGAAGAAGCTGATTTAATCCTTATAAATACCTGCTCGGTTCGTGAAAAGCCAGTTCATAAGCTCTTTAGCGAGGTTGGAGCCTTTGAAAAAGCCAAAAAAAGAGGTGCTAAAATAGGCGTTTGCGGCTGCACTGCAAGCCATTTGGGTAGTGAAATTTTCAAGCGCGCACCTTATGTTGATTTTGTCCTTGGCGCAAGAAATGTTAGCAAGATCACAAAGGCGGTAAATACGCCTAAATTTATCTCAACCGACATCAACCACGACGAGAGCGAATACGCATTTGGCGAATTTAGAGGCTCGCCATATAAAAGCCATATCAATATCTCGATTGGCTGCGATAAAAAATGCACCTACTGCATCGTCCCACATACTAGAGGCGATGAAATTTCTATCCCCTCAAGCCTCATCCTAAAAGAGGTAGAAAAGGCGGCAAAAAGCGGCGCAAAAGAGATATTTTTACTAGGGCAAAATGTCAATAACTACGGCAAAAGATTTTCAGGCGTACAAGAAAATATCGATTTTAGCGACCTTTTAGTAAAGATAAGCGAGATAGATGGCGTTGAGAGGATAAGATTTACAAGCCCACACCCACTTCACATGGATGATAAATTTCTTGAAATTTTCACAAATAACCCAAAAATTTGCAAGTCGATGCACATGCCACTTCAAAGCGGAAACACCAAAGTTTTGCGCGAGATGAAGCGCGGATACACAAAAGAGTGGTTTTTAGACCGCGCGCTAAGACTTAGAAAGATGTGCCCAGATGTGAGCATCTCAACTGACATCATCGTCGCATTTCCAGGCGAGAGCGATAGTGAGTTTGAAGATACGATGGACGTGCTTGAGCAAGTTAGATTTGAGCAAATTTTTAGCTTTAAGTATTCACCTCGTCCGCTTACAAAAGCAGCTACTTTTACAAATCAAATAGATGATAAAACCGCTTCAGAAAGGCTAACGCGCCTGCAAAATCGCCACAGCGAAATTTTAGACGAGATCGTGGTGGCGCAAAAAGGTAAAATTTTTGATGTATATTTTGAAGAGCTAAGGGCAAATGGCGGCGTTGCTGGGCGAAGTTTTAACAACTTTTTAGTTCAAGTTGATGGTAGCGAAGAGCTTCTTGGCACTACGCAAAAAGTAAAGATCACAAACCCAAAACGAATGGTTTTGTATGGCGAGCTGCAAATTTAA
- a CDS encoding lysophospholipid acyltransferase family protein — protein sequence MASCKFKNTLEKVALNVGVFFIYILMWLIFLTCKKSYTPNFLPQNGCVVVFWHGRLSFMSFAYRRWWSSQNRKQGKVIISDHKDGELITRIIKFFGIDTIRGSSSKGGARALIEALREIKQGHDVIITPDGPRGPRHSVADGAAVIAQKSSCEIYALNFEANSFWEFKSWDKMILPKPFSTINFSLSAPFSVANLEQKEAKEKIQNELWQASQNDGGKSAKQNKEDFRSNLKIWWKKYAHKNPQISDEIREILDEIYEK from the coding sequence ATGGCGAGCTGCAAATTTAAAAACACTCTTGAAAAGGTCGCCCTAAATGTTGGCGTCTTTTTCATCTACATTTTGATGTGGCTCATTTTTCTAACCTGCAAAAAGAGCTACACTCCAAATTTCTTGCCACAAAATGGCTGCGTCGTCGTCTTTTGGCACGGCAGGCTTAGCTTTATGAGCTTTGCTTATAGACGCTGGTGGAGCAGCCAAAACAGAAAACAAGGCAAGGTAATAATAAGCGACCACAAAGATGGCGAGCTAATCACCAGAATAATCAAATTTTTTGGCATCGACACCATTAGAGGTAGCAGCTCAAAAGGCGGTGCAAGGGCGCTCATAGAAGCCCTAAGAGAGATAAAGCAAGGCCACGACGTCATCATCACACCAGATGGCCCACGCGGACCAAGACACAGCGTAGCAGACGGAGCTGCGGTGATCGCGCAAAAGTCATCTTGCGAAATTTATGCTCTAAATTTCGAAGCAAACTCGTTTTGGGAATTTAAAAGCTGGGATAAGATGATACTTCCAAAGCCATTTTCAACTATAAATTTTAGCCTCTCAGCCCCTTTTAGCGTGGCAAATTTAGAGCAAAAAGAGGCAAAAGAGAAGATACAAAACGAGCTTTGGCAAGCCTCGCAAAATGACGGCGGCAAGAGTGCAAAGCAAAATAAAGAGGACTTTAGGTCAAATTTAAAAATTTGGTGGAAAAAATATGCGCATAAAAATCCGCAAATAAGCGATGAGATAAGAGAAATTTTGGACGAAATTTATGAAAAATAA